A genome region from Eretmochelys imbricata isolate rEreImb1 chromosome 8, rEreImb1.hap1, whole genome shotgun sequence includes the following:
- the HNRNPA0 gene encoding heterogeneous nuclear ribonucleoprotein A0 has protein sequence MENSQLCKLFIGGLNVQTTEAGLREHFEAYGTLTDCVVVLNPQTKRSRCFGFVTYSAVEEADAAMAASPHAVDGNAVELKRAVSREDSARPGAHAKVKKLFVGGLKGDVGEGDLVQHFSQFGPVEKAEIIADKQSGKKRGFGFVYFQNHDAADKAAVVKFHPIQGHRVEVKKAVPKEDIQSGGGGGGSSRPSRGGRGGGRGRGGGGSGNRDHNGLSKGGGGYNSYGGYGGGGGYGSYSSGSYGGGGGGGDYGNGYGGFGSYSQHQSSYGPMKSGGGGGGGGGSWGGRSNSGPYRGGYGGGGYGGSSF, from the coding sequence ATGGAGAATTCGCAGCTGTGCAAGCTGTTCATCGGCGGCCTGAACGTGCAGACCACGGAGGCCGGGCTTCGGGAGCACTTCGAGGCCTACGGCACCCTCACCGACTGCGTGGTCGTGCTCAACCCGCAGACCAAGCGCTCCCGATGCTTCGGATTCGTCACCTACTCGGCTGTGGAGGAGGCCGACGCCGCCATGGCCGCCTCCCCCCACGCCGTGGACGGCAACGCGGTCGAGCTGAAGCGGGCCGTGTCCCGGGAGGACTCGGCCCGGCCGGGGGCCCACGCGAAGGTGAAGAAGCTCTTCGTGGGCGGTCTAAAGGGGGACGTGGGCGAGGGGGACCTGGTGCAGCACTTCAGCCAGTTCGGCCCGGTGGAGAAGGCCGAGATCATCGCCGACAAACAGAGCGGCAAGAAGCGCGGCTTCGGCTTCGTCTATTTCCAGAACCACGACGCCGCCGACAAGGCCGCGGTAGTCAAGTTCCATCCGATCCAGGGCCACCGCGTGGAGGTCAAGAAGGCCGTGCCCAAGGAGGACATCCAGTCGGGCGGAGGAGGTGGTGGCTCCTCTAGGCCTTCTCGGGGCGGCAGGGGAGGAGGACGAGGACGGGGCGGCGGCGGATCCGGCAACCGGGACCACAACGGTCTCTCCAAAGGAGGCGGCGGCTATAATAGCTACGGAGGCTACGGCGGAGGTGGCGGCTACGGATCTTACAGCAGCGGCTCCTATGGAGGAGGTGGCGGAGGCGGAGATTACGGCAACGGGTACGGCGGGTTCGGCAGCTACAGCCAACATCAGTCCTCCTACGGCCCCATGAAGAGCggcggaggaggcggaggagggggCGGCAGCTGGGGAGGGCGCAGTAACAGTGGACCGTACAGAGGAGGCTATGGTGGGGGAGGGTATGGCGGCAGCTCCTTCTAA